In Luteitalea sp. TBR-22, one genomic interval encodes:
- a CDS encoding efflux RND transporter periplasmic adaptor subunit → MAVPRARLVRRLVLILAATLLVALAAWSLRPRPLPVESAIASTGPLVVTVDEDGETRVRDRYVVSAPVAGRVLRIGLEPGEPVRAGAVVATLQPAPASLLDERTRAELGARLGAAQAAVRAAGAEEARMRVQVEQADRELARVRRLLAAGAVSGERAEAVEVAAATARQAMAVARERVVGAEADLRQVRAALAPANAAAARAIEVRAPVDGLVLRRLRESESVVPQGEPLLEIGNVTQLEVVADFLSTDAVHIAAGQRALIEGWGGATPLQGRVRRVEPGGFTKVSALGVEEQRVNVVVSLDPLPAGVVLGDHYRVDVRVIVWEAPRVVTVPVGCLVREGDGWIVFVIRDGRARRTPVTIGHRNGVAAEVVSGLAPGTRVIAFPGAGVADDVRVE, encoded by the coding sequence ATGGCCGTGCCCCGCGCCCGCCTCGTTCGTCGCCTGGTGTTGATCCTCGCCGCGACGCTGCTGGTGGCGCTGGCGGCGTGGAGCCTGCGCCCGCGCCCGCTGCCCGTGGAAAGCGCGATCGCGTCGACCGGCCCACTTGTCGTCACGGTCGACGAGGATGGCGAGACCCGCGTGCGCGACCGCTACGTGGTGTCGGCGCCGGTTGCGGGCCGCGTGCTGCGGATCGGCCTCGAGCCGGGTGAGCCCGTGCGGGCGGGCGCCGTCGTCGCGACGCTGCAGCCCGCGCCGGCCTCGCTGCTCGACGAGCGGACCCGCGCCGAGCTCGGCGCCCGACTGGGCGCGGCGCAGGCGGCCGTGCGGGCAGCGGGCGCCGAGGAGGCACGCATGCGCGTGCAGGTCGAGCAGGCCGATCGTGAACTGGCGCGGGTACGTCGGCTGCTCGCGGCAGGCGCCGTGTCGGGTGAGCGTGCCGAGGCCGTCGAGGTCGCCGCGGCCACGGCGCGACAGGCGATGGCGGTGGCGCGCGAGCGCGTGGTCGGCGCGGAGGCCGACCTGCGGCAGGTGCGGGCTGCCCTGGCGCCCGCCAACGCGGCCGCCGCCCGGGCCATCGAGGTGCGTGCCCCGGTCGATGGCCTGGTGCTGCGCCGGCTCCGCGAGAGCGAGTCCGTCGTGCCGCAGGGCGAGCCGCTGCTCGAGATCGGCAACGTCACGCAACTGGAGGTCGTGGCCGATTTCCTCTCGACCGATGCCGTGCACATCGCCGCCGGACAGCGGGCACTGATCGAGGGCTGGGGCGGGGCGACGCCGCTGCAGGGGCGCGTCCGGCGCGTCGAGCCCGGCGGCTTCACCAAGGTCTCCGCACTGGGCGTCGAGGAGCAGCGGGTCAACGTGGTGGTCTCACTCGACCCGCTGCCGGCCGGCGTGGTGCTCGGCGATCACTACCGGGTCGACGTGCGCGTGATCGTCTGGGAGGCGCCGCGAGTGGTCACCGTGCCGGTGGGATGCCTGGTGCGAGAGGGGGATGGCTGGATCGTGTTCGTGATTCGCGACGGTCGCGCGCGGCGCACGCCGGTCACCATCGGCCACCGCAACGGCGTGGCTGCCGAGGTCGTATCGGGCCTCGCCCCCGGCACGCGCGTCATCGCGTTCCCTGGCGCAGGCGTGGCCGACGACGTCCGGGTGGAGTGA
- a CDS encoding D-2-hydroxyacid dehydrogenase: protein MLPFRLLLGPTLACALVVPLLAQPDDARVARLVAELGLREAAQPLSAQPGWTAPRRILVRDLTPERRAWLQPAAPGVELVGAGSFSEARDAAREVDAVLGFCEDDVLAGGPRIRWVQTYNAGVERCLASPIFRERGILLTNMQRIAGPVMAEHVMALVLAHARGLPGYIVAQREGRWARGGAPGTPGLPSLPGGDQPAQALTGRTMLVVGYGGIGSEVARRAHAFGMTVIAIRNTPGPLPDGVSRMGLSGDLLAFARDADVIVDTLPLTADTRGMMGAAFFAAVKKGAFFVNVGRGGTVDTEAMTKALQEGRLGGAGLDVTAPEPLPAGHPLWSMPNVILTPHVAADSEIDEDIRWHLVRENLRRYVSGGRMLSVVDPARGY, encoded by the coding sequence ATGCTGCCGTTCCGCCTGCTGCTCGGCCCGACCCTCGCCTGTGCCCTCGTCGTGCCGCTGCTGGCGCAGCCCGACGACGCACGCGTCGCCCGCCTGGTGGCCGAACTCGGGTTGCGGGAGGCGGCGCAGCCGCTCAGCGCGCAGCCGGGCTGGACCGCGCCGCGGCGCATCCTGGTGCGGGACCTCACCCCCGAACGACGCGCCTGGCTGCAGCCTGCCGCGCCGGGCGTGGAACTGGTGGGCGCCGGCTCGTTCTCCGAAGCGCGTGACGCGGCGCGCGAGGTCGACGCCGTGCTCGGCTTCTGCGAGGACGACGTGCTGGCTGGCGGGCCGCGCATCCGCTGGGTGCAGACCTACAACGCCGGCGTCGAGCGTTGCCTGGCCAGCCCGATCTTCCGTGAGCGCGGCATCCTGCTCACCAACATGCAGCGCATCGCCGGACCGGTGATGGCCGAGCACGTCATGGCGCTGGTCCTGGCCCATGCCCGCGGCCTGCCGGGCTACATCGTCGCGCAGCGCGAGGGGCGGTGGGCGCGCGGCGGCGCGCCGGGCACGCCCGGCCTGCCCTCGCTCCCCGGCGGCGACCAGCCCGCGCAGGCCCTCACGGGACGCACGATGCTGGTCGTCGGGTACGGCGGCATCGGCAGCGAGGTGGCCAGGCGGGCACACGCCTTCGGCATGACGGTGATTGCCATCCGGAACACGCCCGGGCCGTTGCCGGACGGGGTGTCGCGCATGGGACTGTCGGGCGACCTGCTGGCCTTCGCCCGTGACGCCGACGTCATCGTCGACACGCTGCCGCTGACGGCCGACACGCGCGGGATGATGGGCGCGGCGTTCTTCGCGGCGGTGAAGAAGGGGGCGTTCTTCGTCAACGTCGGGCGCGGCGGCACCGTCGACACCGAGGCGATGACCAAGGCGCTGCAGGAGGGGCGGCTCGGCGGCGCCGGCCTCGACGTGACTGCGCCGGAGCCACTCCCGGCGGGGCATCCCCTCTGGTCGATGCCCAACGTCATCCTGACGCCGCACGTGGCGGCCGACTCGGAGATCGACGAGGACATCCGCTGGCACCTGGTTCGCGAGAACCTGCGGCGGTACGTGTCGGGCGGACGGATGCTGTCGGTGGTCGATCCCGCGCGCGGCTACTGA
- a CDS encoding Gfo/Idh/MocA family protein, which produces MNHDLTRRQLLEAGASIATSAALASRVAAQPQIVVPAAPVPNAIPTAVIGTGGRGTQDLRSVLELGKVVALCDTKADRLSAAATLAARDTPTTVSDWRRVIDRKDVEAVVIATPPHLHAEMAVAALQSGKHVYCEKPVAITPASVQAVVKAVKASGKVFVTGQQLRSYKRLQAAVGKIRSGAIGDVLMVKAQRHSESDLSHTGSSADWFFDVEKSGGYLIEMSVHNLDLCNWAVGATPLKAAGFGGILLYKDDPPGRSIMDGYTLSYDYPGGVKLYFTQMVFHPKGLPGGGQFVHVYGQKGACDLMGDTNVYPLDGKTPPTMLADKVDEHPSAHMQAFYDCIRGTGKNPADITVGATGALTAIMGHQAITTGKVVEWKSIAGDLS; this is translated from the coding sequence GTGAACCACGACCTCACCCGACGCCAACTGCTCGAGGCCGGCGCCTCGATTGCCACGTCTGCGGCGCTTGCGTCCCGTGTCGCCGCGCAACCCCAGATCGTCGTCCCGGCGGCCCCCGTGCCCAACGCCATTCCCACCGCCGTCATCGGCACCGGCGGACGCGGCACGCAGGACCTGCGTTCGGTGCTCGAACTCGGCAAGGTCGTCGCGCTCTGCGACACCAAGGCCGACCGGCTCTCGGCGGCCGCGACGCTCGCGGCCCGCGACACCCCGACGACCGTCAGCGACTGGCGGCGCGTCATCGACCGCAAGGACGTGGAGGCCGTGGTCATCGCGACGCCGCCGCACCTGCACGCGGAGATGGCGGTCGCGGCGCTGCAGTCGGGCAAGCACGTCTACTGCGAGAAGCCGGTGGCGATCACCCCCGCGTCGGTGCAGGCGGTGGTGAAGGCCGTCAAGGCGTCGGGCAAGGTGTTCGTGACGGGGCAGCAGCTCCGCTCGTACAAGCGCCTGCAGGCCGCCGTTGGCAAGATCCGCAGTGGCGCGATTGGCGACGTGCTGATGGTGAAGGCGCAGCGCCACTCCGAGTCCGACCTGAGCCACACCGGGTCGTCGGCCGACTGGTTCTTCGACGTCGAGAAGTCCGGCGGCTACCTGATCGAGATGTCGGTCCACAACCTCGATCTGTGCAACTGGGCGGTCGGCGCCACGCCGCTCAAGGCCGCCGGCTTCGGCGGCATCCTGCTGTACAAGGACGACCCGCCGGGCCGCTCCATCATGGACGGCTACACCCTCAGCTACGACTATCCCGGCGGCGTGAAGCTGTACTTCACGCAGATGGTCTTCCACCCGAAGGGCCTGCCGGGCGGCGGGCAGTTCGTGCACGTGTACGGCCAGAAGGGCGCCTGCGACCTGATGGGCGACACCAATGTGTACCCGCTCGACGGCAAGACGCCGCCGACGATGCTGGCCGACAAGGTGGACGAGCACCCGAGCGCGCACATGCAGGCCTTCTACGACTGCATTCGTGGCACGGGGAAGAACCCGGCCGACATCACCGTGGGCGCGACCGGCGCGCTCACCGCCATCATGGGCCACCAGGCCATCACCACCGGCAAGGTCGTCGAGTGGAAGAGCATCGCAGGAGATCTCTCGTGA
- a CDS encoding PEP-CTERM sorting domain-containing protein, whose amino-acid sequence MTPTGAEGTMNVDGTAVGVTFTGPLNFLTTGPGTNYWNPSAPYLSPTVDNAPPASDIVSLNRGGTKTIAFSRPVKNPLIALVSWNGNTVDFGVPIEVLSFGAGFYGNGTPILNPGGTGFFGNGEVHGVIRLPGTFSQITFTDSTEGWHGFTVGVQELPNNDVPEPASLALASLGLVAVARLRRRSK is encoded by the coding sequence ATGACGCCGACAGGCGCCGAGGGGACGATGAACGTCGACGGCACGGCCGTCGGCGTCACCTTCACCGGGCCGCTCAACTTCCTCACGACGGGCCCCGGAACCAATTACTGGAATCCGTCGGCGCCGTACCTGAGCCCCACCGTCGACAATGCCCCACCAGCATCGGACATCGTCAGCCTCAACCGGGGCGGGACCAAGACGATCGCGTTCTCGCGGCCGGTCAAGAATCCACTCATCGCGCTCGTGAGCTGGAACGGCAACACGGTGGACTTCGGGGTTCCCATCGAGGTGCTCAGCTTCGGGGCCGGGTTCTACGGTAACGGCACGCCCATCCTGAATCCGGGCGGCACGGGCTTCTTCGGCAATGGCGAGGTACACGGCGTGATTCGCCTGCCGGGTACGTTCTCGCAGATCACGTTCACCGACTCGACCGAGGGCTGGCACGGCTTCACGGTCGGTGTGCAGGAACTGCCGAACAACGATGTCCCTGAGCCGGCCAGCCTGGCCCTCGCCAGCCTCGGGCTCGTGGCCGTGGCGCGCTTGCGCCGCCGTTCGAAGTAA
- a CDS encoding GNAT family N-acetyltransferase, translated as MTAIIRPTTADDVAALQALVGAVALERRYLGATQPFTLQQTRDYLAHVEAGGGVALVAVSGERLVGWTDILPGPFEGLTHYGRLGMGVAADARGQGIGPALLQAALRLGFERFQRIELEVFASNTRAHRLYLRLGFVEEGRRRAARLIDGQADDILMMGMLREEWTKTQT; from the coding sequence GTGACGGCGATCATCCGTCCCACGACGGCCGACGACGTGGCGGCACTGCAGGCGCTGGTCGGGGCCGTGGCGCTGGAGCGGCGCTATCTCGGCGCCACGCAGCCGTTCACGCTGCAACAGACGCGCGACTACCTCGCGCACGTCGAGGCCGGTGGCGGCGTCGCCCTCGTCGCCGTGAGCGGCGAGCGGCTGGTCGGCTGGACCGACATCCTGCCCGGGCCCTTCGAGGGGCTGACGCACTACGGCCGCCTCGGCATGGGCGTGGCCGCGGATGCACGTGGCCAGGGGATCGGCCCGGCGCTGCTGCAGGCCGCGCTGCGGCTCGGGTTCGAGCGATTCCAGCGCATCGAGCTCGAGGTGTTCGCGTCCAACACCCGGGCGCATCGGCTCTACCTGCGACTGGGGTTCGTCGAGGAAGGGCGACGCCGCGCCGCGCGCCTCATCGACGGCCAGGCCGACGACATCCTGATGATGGGGATGCTGCGCGAGGAGTGGACGAAGACACAGACATAG
- a CDS encoding alkaline phosphatase gives MKKALILLMLVVPVLVSAQGRARNVVLVIADAGGLGTLTAASLHATGTSRGLFVQSLPHVGLSDTSTASQIVTDSAAGMTAIVTGQKTHNGVISQAADTVKGQADGTALKTILEYAEQHGLSTGLVTNDSLYGATPAALYAHANDRAQSAVIFRQAFAPRFGDGVDVMIGPGRAALTRSLAAAGTSLEALSSGAGRPIHGSLAEVPADARRAIVLLDSSAFDIQEAALAAQKILARNKKGYFLMVEGDTHTDNVRQGLDRMVALDKAVAALSKVIGRDTLLVFTADHSFDLALRAGRLGAPLLEGLEAEQARAEEEKRRNIRIPTIRMDNGHTGEPVMVAATGPGAERVRGYMRNTDIFGVMLQAFGWRADDAPSGRQ, from the coding sequence ATGAAGAAGGCGCTCATCCTCCTGATGCTCGTGGTGCCCGTGCTGGTGTCGGCACAAGGGCGCGCGCGCAACGTCGTCCTCGTGATCGCCGACGCCGGTGGCCTCGGGACCCTCACGGCCGCCAGCCTGCACGCGACGGGGACGTCGCGGGGGCTGTTCGTCCAGTCGCTGCCGCACGTCGGGCTCTCCGACACGTCCACGGCCTCGCAGATCGTCACCGACTCGGCGGCCGGCATGACCGCCATCGTGACCGGCCAGAAGACGCACAACGGCGTCATCTCGCAGGCGGCCGACACGGTGAAGGGCCAGGCCGACGGCACCGCGCTCAAGACCATCCTCGAGTACGCCGAGCAGCATGGGCTGTCCACGGGGCTGGTCACCAACGACTCGTTGTACGGGGCGACGCCCGCGGCGCTCTACGCGCACGCCAACGACCGCGCGCAGAGCGCCGTCATCTTCAGGCAGGCCTTCGCGCCCCGGTTCGGCGACGGGGTGGACGTGATGATCGGCCCCGGCCGTGCGGCGCTCACCAGGTCGCTCGCGGCCGCCGGCACCAGTCTCGAGGCGCTCTCCAGCGGCGCCGGCCGGCCGATTCACGGGTCGCTGGCCGAGGTGCCTGCCGACGCCCGTCGCGCCATCGTGCTGCTCGACTCGTCGGCCTTCGACATCCAGGAGGCCGCGCTCGCCGCGCAGAAGATCCTCGCGCGCAACAAGAAGGGGTACTTCCTCATGGTCGAGGGCGACACGCACACCGACAACGTGCGTCAGGGCCTCGACCGCATGGTGGCCCTCGACAAGGCCGTCGCGGCCCTCTCGAAAGTGATCGGGCGCGACACGCTGCTCGTCTTCACCGCCGACCATTCCTTCGACCTGGCGCTGCGCGCGGGCCGGCTCGGTGCGCCGCTGCTCGAGGGCCTCGAGGCCGAGCAGGCCAGGGCGGAAGAGGAGAAGCGGCGCAACATCCGCATCCCGACGATCCGGATGGACAACGGGCACACGGGCGAGCCGGTGATGGTCGCGGCCACCGGGCCCGGCGCCGAGCGCGTGCGCGGCTACATGCGCAACACCGACATCTTCGGGGTGATGCTGCAGGCCTTCGGATGGAGGGCCGACGACGCGCCGAGCGGTCGGCAGTAG
- a CDS encoding sugar phosphate isomerase/epimerase → MNTSSRRQFLASTVAVPAAAALGAIAAPVPTLAQARGKAPLYKISLAEWSINQPLRKQTMQHLDFAKIARSCGVDAIEYVNQFFMDKATDAAYLAEMNTRAKGEGVTQVLIMCDREGNLGDPDAAKRQQAVENHYKWVTAAKTLGCHSIRVNAYSSGTPEEQQKLVADGLHKLCVFADTHGLNVIIENHGGLSSNAKWLMQTIKLADHKRAGTLPDFGNFSISRPTQANPDAKVESYDSYVGVQEMMPLAKGVSVKPTVWDFKGNQSPLDYPRMMKIVVDAGYHGYCGIEHGAAGRELDSIREVRQQLEAARDQLSKG, encoded by the coding sequence GTGAACACGTCGTCGCGTCGTCAGTTCCTCGCGTCCACCGTTGCCGTGCCCGCTGCCGCGGCCCTCGGCGCCATCGCCGCACCCGTGCCGACACTGGCCCAGGCCAGGGGCAAGGCGCCGCTGTACAAGATCTCGCTGGCGGAGTGGTCCATCAACCAGCCGCTGCGCAAGCAGACGATGCAGCACCTCGATTTCGCGAAGATCGCCAGGTCGTGCGGGGTCGACGCCATCGAGTACGTCAACCAGTTCTTCATGGACAAGGCGACCGACGCGGCCTACCTCGCGGAGATGAACACCCGCGCGAAGGGCGAGGGCGTCACGCAGGTCCTGATCATGTGCGACCGCGAGGGCAACCTCGGCGATCCCGACGCGGCCAAGCGCCAACAGGCGGTCGAGAACCACTACAAGTGGGTCACGGCAGCCAAGACCCTCGGGTGCCACTCCATCCGTGTCAACGCCTACAGCAGCGGCACGCCCGAGGAGCAGCAGAAGCTGGTGGCTGACGGCCTGCACAAGCTCTGCGTGTTTGCCGACACCCACGGACTGAACGTGATCATCGAGAACCACGGCGGCCTGAGCAGCAATGCGAAGTGGCTGATGCAGACCATCAAGCTGGCCGACCACAAGCGCGCCGGCACGCTGCCCGACTTCGGCAACTTCTCGATCTCGCGGCCGACCCAGGCCAACCCGGATGCGAAGGTGGAGAGCTACGACTCGTACGTCGGCGTCCAGGAGATGATGCCGCTGGCCAAGGGCGTCAGCGTCAAGCCGACGGTGTGGGACTTCAAGGGCAACCAGAGCCCGCTCGACTACCCCCGGATGATGAAGATCGTCGTCGACGCCGGGTACCACGGCTACTGCGGCATCGAACACGGCGCGGCTGGCCGTGAACTGGACAGCATCCGGGAGGTGCGCCAGCAGCTCGAGGCGGCGCGGGATCAGCTGTCGAAGGGCTGA
- a CDS encoding alkaline phosphatase, with product MRRLLLLLSVLAAASSAHAATSIRIMPPDGSTLAAGQLVDIRVEATGDGTVAPAGLRVWVDGTEWTGRNDPKAQDGAAAGTTNFLARRFSRSTAGPLVIRATTADGATAESHVRVEAWAGPVRAGRPRARNVILLLGDGMGAAHRTAARLVSRGWRNGKAGGRLAMDTLDVTGMVMTGSLNDVITDSSPGMSSYVTGQKASNNQEGVFPDNTPDQFDNPRIEYLGEILRRTRGPGFNVGIVTTADLTDSTPAANAAHTSSRFAGPGIAAQFFDERRTNGVSVLLGGGAAHFAPKAGGGSRPDARNLVDEFAAAGYRTLRTGADVKAVLDPATPAPKAMLGLFHQSHLVVAFDKVGAGRYSDELSLEKNAAYRDTPMLEDMTRAALKSLSAHSPAGFYLMVEGASIDKRAHAADQERSIWDTIEFDRAVAVALEFAARTNGDANPDNDTLVIVTADHECGGMAIIGVGNERYAPARLGKAVRDYAAVFRFLPEQVLDFSPNYVVDERGFPVDPNPSRKLLLGWAAAPDHHENWTSDRVQTEAAVLEKKDDGRLVSVANPARAKAGEMPGFLVAGTIENGETRCPDPAGCPADTASNGHTFAGHTATDVPLSASGPGAWQFTGVYENTDVLLKILRAAAGTYQAGPGTATRAPGTGRRSATPRAPAAGHRGPGPQEPPVAPGAP from the coding sequence ATGCGACGCCTGCTCCTGCTCCTGTCCGTCCTGGCCGCAGCCTCGTCGGCGCACGCCGCGACGTCCATCCGCATCATGCCGCCCGACGGCAGCACGCTTGCGGCGGGCCAGTTGGTCGACATCCGGGTCGAGGCGACCGGCGACGGCACGGTCGCGCCCGCGGGCCTGCGCGTGTGGGTCGATGGCACGGAGTGGACCGGGCGCAACGATCCGAAGGCGCAGGACGGGGCCGCCGCAGGCACCACCAACTTCCTCGCCCGCCGGTTCAGCCGTAGCACGGCCGGGCCGCTGGTCATTCGCGCGACGACCGCCGACGGCGCGACCGCCGAGTCCCACGTGCGCGTCGAGGCCTGGGCAGGGCCAGTGCGCGCAGGACGGCCCCGGGCCCGCAACGTCATCCTCTTGCTCGGCGACGGCATGGGGGCGGCGCACCGCACGGCGGCGCGCCTGGTGTCGCGCGGCTGGCGCAACGGCAAGGCCGGCGGCAGGCTCGCCATGGACACGCTGGACGTGACGGGCATGGTGATGACCGGATCGCTGAACGACGTCATCACCGACTCGTCGCCGGGGATGTCGAGCTACGTGACGGGCCAGAAGGCGTCCAACAACCAGGAAGGCGTGTTCCCCGACAACACGCCCGACCAGTTCGACAACCCGCGCATCGAGTACCTCGGCGAGATCCTGCGTCGCACCCGCGGTCCGGGCTTCAACGTCGGCATCGTGACGACGGCCGACCTCACCGACTCGACACCTGCCGCCAACGCGGCGCACACGTCGAGCCGCTTTGCCGGTCCGGGCATCGCCGCGCAGTTCTTCGACGAGCGCAGGACCAACGGCGTGTCGGTGCTGCTCGGCGGTGGCGCCGCACACTTCGCGCCGAAGGCGGGCGGCGGCTCACGCCCCGACGCCCGCAACCTCGTCGACGAGTTCGCCGCGGCTGGCTATCGCACCCTGCGCACCGGCGCCGACGTGAAGGCCGTGCTCGACCCGGCGACGCCGGCGCCGAAGGCCATGCTGGGCCTCTTCCACCAGTCCCACCTCGTCGTCGCCTTCGACAAGGTCGGCGCCGGGCGCTACAGCGACGAGCTCTCGCTCGAGAAGAACGCCGCGTATCGCGACACGCCGATGCTGGAGGACATGACCAGGGCGGCGCTGAAGTCGCTGTCGGCGCACTCGCCCGCCGGCTTCTACCTCATGGTCGAGGGCGCCTCGATCGACAAGCGCGCGCACGCCGCCGATCAGGAGCGCTCGATCTGGGACACCATCGAGTTCGACCGCGCGGTCGCCGTGGCGCTGGAGTTCGCGGCCAGGACCAACGGCGACGCCAATCCCGACAACGACACGCTGGTGATCGTGACGGCCGATCACGAGTGCGGCGGCATGGCGATCATCGGCGTCGGCAACGAGCGGTACGCCCCGGCCAGGCTGGGCAAGGCGGTGCGTGACTACGCGGCCGTGTTCCGCTTCCTGCCCGAGCAGGTGCTCGACTTCAGCCCCAATTACGTGGTCGACGAGCGCGGCTTCCCCGTCGACCCGAACCCGTCGCGCAAGCTGCTGCTCGGATGGGCCGCGGCGCCGGACCATCACGAGAACTGGACGTCCGATCGCGTGCAGACCGAAGCCGCCGTGCTCGAGAAGAAGGACGACGGGCGACTGGTGTCGGTGGCCAACCCGGCGCGCGCCAAGGCGGGAGAGATGCCCGGGTTCCTGGTCGCCGGCACCATCGAGAACGGCGAGACGAGGTGTCCCGATCCGGCGGGCTGCCCGGCCGACACGGCGTCCAACGGCCACACGTTCGCCGGCCACACGGCCACCGACGTGCCGCTGTCGGCCAGCGGGCCGGGCGCGTGGCAGTTCACGGGCGTGTACGAGAACACCGACGTGCTGCTCAAGATCCTGCGCGCCGCCGCGGGGACGTACCAGGCCGGGCCGGGCACCGCCACGCGGGCACCGGGCACCGGAAGGCGCAGCGCGACGCCTCGGGCGCCGGCTGCCGGGCACCGGGGTCCCGGGCCGCAGGAACCGCCGGTCGCACCGGGGGCGCCGTGA
- a CDS encoding sugar phosphate isomerase/epimerase, whose translation MHRREFLGALAASGLASRLEARSRVGEQPAAAAAVSAGAPTRFQYACMTLPYAAFPLDRALTGIRAAGYDHVAWGVTHKDTGGQQRPAMDVAAPPSEAAALARRCRDLGLTPVMMFSTVFLEEPNATDDHRRRIAQAAAAGIPYLLTFGRTRPGEYERVVACLKAIGPDARKAGVTVLIKQHGGNTATGAMCARIIREVGDEGVRMCYDAGNVLDYESHDPIADIATCVGDVRAFAIKDHRDWPKDEDCGPGFGEIDHYRLLQPVMRTGLTMPLVFENIFEPLVPRPSTPEGIDALARRAREYVQSVIGGLQAQAARPA comes from the coding sequence ATGCACAGGAGGGAGTTCCTCGGCGCGCTCGCCGCGTCGGGTCTGGCGTCGCGGCTCGAGGCGCGGTCGCGTGTCGGCGAGCAACCGGCGGCAGCTGCAGCCGTCTCCGCCGGCGCACCGACGCGCTTCCAGTACGCCTGCATGACGCTGCCGTACGCGGCCTTCCCGCTCGACCGCGCGCTCACCGGCATCAGGGCGGCCGGCTACGACCACGTGGCGTGGGGCGTCACGCACAAGGACACGGGCGGCCAGCAGCGCCCGGCGATGGACGTCGCGGCGCCGCCGTCGGAGGCCGCCGCGCTCGCGCGTCGCTGCCGCGACCTCGGGCTCACGCCGGTCATGATGTTCTCGACGGTGTTCCTCGAGGAACCCAACGCCACCGACGACCACCGCCGGCGCATCGCGCAGGCCGCGGCAGCGGGTATCCCCTATCTGCTCACCTTCGGTCGCACCCGTCCCGGCGAGTACGAGCGCGTCGTCGCCTGCCTGAAGGCGATCGGCCCCGATGCGCGCAAGGCGGGCGTGACGGTCCTCATCAAGCAGCATGGGGGCAACACCGCCACCGGCGCGATGTGCGCGCGGATCATCCGCGAGGTCGGTGACGAGGGCGTCCGGATGTGCTATGACGCCGGGAACGTGCTCGACTACGAGAGCCACGACCCGATTGCCGACATCGCCACCTGCGTCGGCGACGTGCGCGCCTTCGCCATCAAGGACCATCGCGACTGGCCGAAGGACGAGGACTGCGGGCCCGGCTTCGGCGAGATCGATCACTACCGCCTGTTGCAGCCCGTCATGCGCACCGGGCTGACCATGCCGCTGGTCTTCGAGAACATCTTCGAGCCCCTGGTGCCGCGCCCGTCGACGCCCGAGGGCATCGACGCCCTGGCGCGCCGCGCCAGGGAGTACGTGCAGAGTGTCATCGGCGGCCTGCAGGCGCAGGCGGCCCGTCCCGCGTGA